A stretch of Ipomoea triloba cultivar NCNSP0323 chromosome 13, ASM357664v1 DNA encodes these proteins:
- the LOC116002961 gene encoding F-box/kelch-repeat protein At1g55270-like, with product MTDRSRMDRVIQPPLVDTTACLCRVDAGLKTVAGAKRYVPGTKLCLQPAIKPSIHPTRQKPPRDKNRTQSPFLPGLPDDLAIACLIRVPRIEHCKLRLVCKRWDRLLAGNFYYSLRKKLEIAEEWIYVIKRDRDGKVSWHAFDPIYQLWQPLPPVPKEYSEALGFGCAVLSGCHLYLFGGKDPVKGSMRRVIFYSARTNKWHRAPDMLRRRHFFGFCVINNCLYVAGGENEGVHGSLRSAEVYDPNKNRWSLISDMSTAMVPFIGVVYQGKWYLKGLGTHRQVMSEVYQPETDTWNTVYDGMVTGWRNPSTTLNGRLYALDCRDGCKLRVYDEATNSWSKHIDSKMHLGTSKALEAAALLPLNGKLCIIRNNMSISLVDVVKCDDAGGATSEHLWETIGGKGQFKTMVTNFLSSLAGRSRLKSHIVHCQVLQT from the exons ATGACTGATCGTTCAAGAATGGATAGAGTTATTCAGCCTCCTCTG GTTGACACAACAGCTTGCCTCTGTAGAGTAGATGCTGGGCTCAAAACAGTTGCTGGTGCTAAAAGGTATGTGCCTGGGACAAAGCTTTGTCTTCAACCAGCTATCAAACCTTCTATTCATCCTACAAGACAGAAACCACCACGCGACAAAAACCGAACCCAGTCCCCTTTTCTCCCCGGACTTCCTGATGATCTTGCCATTGCGTGCTTAATTCGAGTCCCTAGGATTGAGCATTGCAAGCTTCGTCTAGTCTGTAAAAGATGGGACCGTCTGCTGGCTGGTAACTTCTATTACTCACTTAGAAAGAAACTTGAAATTGCTGAAGAATGGATATACGTAATCAAGAGAGACCGAGATGGTAAGGTATCTTGGCATGCCTTTGATCCCATATACCAGCTGTGGCAGCCACTCCCTCCCGTGCCCAAAGAATACTCTGAAGCCCTTGGTTTTGGATGTGCTGTTCTCAGTGGTTGTCATCTCTATTTGTTTGGTGGCAAGGACCCTGTTAAGGGTTCCATGAGAAGAGTGATCTTTTATAGTGCGCGGACTAATAAATGGCACCGTGCCCCCGATATGCTTCGAAGGCGACATTTTTTTGGCTTTTGTGTAATAAATAACTGTTTGTATGTTGCTGGTGGAGAGAATGAGGGAGTTCACGGGTCTCTGAGATCAGCTGAGGTTTATGATCCAAACAAGAATAGATGGTCCTTAATTTCTGATATGAGCACAGCAATGGTACCCTTCATTGGAGTTGTTTACCAAGGAAAATGGTACTTGAAAGGCCTAGGTACTCACCGACAGGTTATGAGTGAGGTTTATCAACCAGAAACGGATACCTGGAACACTGTTTATGATGGAATGGTTACGGGCTGGAGGAACCCAAGCACTACGCTAAATGGGCGGCTTTATGCTTTGGACTGTAGAGATGGTTGCAAACTTAGGGTATACGACGAAGCGACAAATTCTTGGAGCAAGCATATTGATAGCAAGATGCATTTGGGAACCTCCAAGGCTTTGGAGGCAGCAGCGCTCCTCCCTCTAAACGGTAAACTGTGCATTATCAGAAACAACATGAGTATTTCGCTTGTTGATGTAGTGAAATGTGATGATGCCGGGGGTGCAACATCCGAGCACTTGTGGGAAACTATTGGTGGGAAAGGACAGTTCAAGACGATGGTGACAAACTTCCTGTCAAGCCTTGCTGGTAGGAGCCGCCTCAAAAGCCACATTGTTCACTGCCAGGTTCTTCAAACTTGA